The Centroberyx gerrardi isolate f3 chromosome 7, fCenGer3.hap1.cur.20231027, whole genome shotgun sequence genome contains a region encoding:
- the LOC139913859 gene encoding galectin-2-like, with product MSMEFELKNVDLRAGDQLKLKGTVPHDAERFQIDLGCDADDLALHFNPRFHDDADGAVLVCNSKTAGCWGNEKRELHNPLQRGLDVKIVLKLTGDMFEVELPDGQEVQFPNRDGMDVISYIRVRGDFKLTSFKIC from the exons ATGAGCATG GAATTTGAATTGAAGAATGTGGATCTGAGAGCTGGAGATCAGCTGAAACTGAAGGGGACGGTTCCGCATGATGCTGAGAG GTTCCAGATTGACCTCGGCTGTGATGCAGATGACCTGGCGCTGCACTTCAACCCCCGTTTCCATGATGACGCCGATGGAGCTGTGCTTGTGTGCAACTCAAAGACTGCTGGTTGCTGGGGAAATGAGAAGCGGGAACTACACAACCCCCTACAGAGAGGCTTGGATGTCAAG ATTGTGTTGAAGCTGACTGGAGATATGTTTGAAGTGGAGCTTCCTGATGGACAAGAAGTCCAGTTCCCCAACCGTGACGGCATGGACGTCATCAGCTACATCAGAGTCAGAGGGGACTTCAAACTCACCTCCTTCAAGATCTGCTAG